Proteins encoded by one window of Rattus rattus isolate New Zealand chromosome 10, Rrattus_CSIRO_v1, whole genome shotgun sequence:
- the Dedd gene encoding death effector domain-containing protein — protein sequence MAGLKRRASQVWPEERVEQEHGLYSLHRMFDIVGTHLTHRDVRVLSFLFVDVIDDHERGLIRNGRDFLLALERQGRCDESNFRQVLQLLRIITRHDLLPYVTLKKRRAVCPDLVDKYLEETSIRYVTPRALSDPEPRPPQPSKTVPPHYPVVCCPTSGSQMCSKRPARGRTTLGSQRKRRKSVTPDPKEKQTCDIRLRVRAEYCQHDTALQGNVFSNKQDPLERQFERFNQANTILKSRDLGSIICDIKFSELTYLDAFWRDYINGSLLEALKGVFITDSLKQAVGHEAIKLLVNVDEEDYELGRQKLLRNLMLQALP from the exons ATGGCGGGCCTAAAGAGGCGGGCAAGCCAGGTGTGGCCCGAAGAGCGTGTTGAGCAGGAACATGGGCTCTACAGCCTCCACCGCATGTTTGACATCGTGGGCACCCACCTGACACACAGAGATGTTCGCgtgctttccttcctttttgttgatGTTATTGATGACCATGAACGAGGACTTATCCGAAATGGACGTGACTTCTTGTTGGCACTGGAGCGCCAGGGCCGCTGTGACGAGAGTAACTTTCGCCAGGTGCTGCAGCTGCTGCGTATCATCACTCGCCATGACTTGCTGCCCTACGTTACTCTCAAGAAGAGACGGGCTG TGTGCCCTGATCTTGTAGACAAGTATCTGGAGGAAACATCAATTCGCTATGTGACCCCCAGAGCCCTCAGCGATCCAGAACCGAGGCCTCCCCAGCCCTCTAAAACAG TGCCTCCCCACTATCCTGTGGTGTGCTGCCCCACTTCGGGTTCTCAAATGTGTAGTAAGCGGCCAGCCCGAGGGAGAAccacacttgggagtcagagaaAACGCCGGAAGTCAGTGACTCCAGACCCGAAGGAAAAGCAGACATGTG ACATCAGGCTGCGGGTCCGGGCGGAGTACTGCCAGCACGACACTGCGCTGCAAGGCAACGTCTTCTCTAACAAGCAGGACCCACTGGAGCGCCAGTTTGAGCGCTTTAACCAGGCCAACACCATCCTCAAGTCCCGGGACCTGGGCTCCATCATCTGTGACATCAAGTTCTCTGAGCTCACCTACCTCGACGCATTCTGGCGAGACTACATTAATGGCTCATTATTAGAGGCACTGAAAGGCGTTTTCATCACAGACTCTCTCAAGCAAGCTGTGGGCCATGAAGCCATCAAGCTGCTGGTGAACGTGGATGAGGAGGACTATGAGCTGGGCCGACAGAAACTCCTGAGGAACTTGATGCTGCAAGCATTACCCTGA
- the Nit1 gene encoding deaminated glutathione amidase: MAESSSTSWELPLVAVCQVTSTPNKQENFKTCSELVQEATRLGACLAFLPEAFDFIARNPAETLLLSEPLDGDLLGQYSQLARECGIWLSLGGFHERGQDWEQNQKIYNCHVLLNSKGSVVASYRKTHLCDVEIPGQGPMRESNYTMPGHVLEPPVKTPAGKVGLAICYDMRFPELSLKLAQAGAEILTYPSAFGSVTGPAHWEVLLRARAIESQCYVIAAAQCGRHHETRASYGHSMVVDPWGTVVASCSEGPGLCLARIDLHFLQQMRQHLPVFQHRRPDLYGSLLPLS, translated from the exons ATGGCAGAGTCCTCATCGACTTCCTGGGAGCTGCCCCTGGTGGCTGTGTGCCAGGTAACGTCAACACCAAACAAGCAAGAGAACTTTAAAACGTGTTCTGAGCTGGTTCAAGAGGCTACCAGACTGGGCGCTTGCCTGGCCTTTCTGCCCGAGGCATTTGACTTTATTGCACGCAATCCTGCCGAGACATTACTCCTGTCCGAACCACTGGATGGGGACCTTTTGGGACAATATAGCCAGCTTGCCAG GGAATGTGGAATCTGGCTGTCCTTGGGTGGTTTCCACGAGCGTGGCCAAGACTGGGAGCAGAATCAGAAAATCTACAATTGTCATGTGCTTCTGAACAGCAAGG GATCAGTAGTGGCCAGTTACAGGAAGACACATCTATGTGATGTAGAGATCCCAGGTCAGGGGCCTATGAGAGAAAGCAACTATACCATGCCTGGACACGTTCTTGAACCACCTGTCAAGACACCAGCAGGCAAG GTTGGTCTAGCAATCTGTTATGACATGCGGTTCCCTGAACTTTCTCTGAAATTGGCTCAAGCTGGGGCAGAAATACTTACTTATCCTTCAGCCTTTGGATCTGTTACCGGCCCAGCCCACTGGGAG GTGCTGCTGCGGGCCCGCGCCATTGAATCTCAGTGCTACGTGATAGCAGCAGCACAGTGTGGACGCCACCATGAGACAAGAGCAAGTTATGGCCACAGCATGGTGGTTGACCCCTGGGGCACAGTGGTGGCCAGCTGCTCCGAGGGACCAGGCCTCTGCCTTGCTCGAATTGATCTCCACTTTCTGCAACAGATGCGCCAACACTTGCCTGTGTTCCAGCATCGCAGACCTGACCTTTATGGCAGTCTCCTGCCACTCTcctaa